From the genome of Stegostoma tigrinum isolate sSteTig4 chromosome 32, sSteTig4.hap1, whole genome shotgun sequence, one region includes:
- the cryabb gene encoding crystallin, alpha B, b isoform X1, whose product MDIAVQTPWLRRSLMPNFLFPSRIYDQHFGENLDPDFFPFYWRMPSSLFRMPSWVQSGLSELRLDKDKFTIHLDVKHFTPEEIRVKVLGDFVEIQAQHEERQDEHGYVSREFHRKYKIPTGVDPTLITSSLSVDGVLTICGPRKLADVPERSVPISREEKPAVAGAQQK is encoded by the exons ATGGACATTGCAGTTCAGACTCCATGGCTACGGCGCTCcctcatgccaaatttcctcttCCCCTCCCGTATCTATGACCAGCATTTTGGGGAAAACCTCGATCCTGACTTCTTCCCCTTCTACTGGCGAATGCCATCATCATTGTTCAGGATGCCAAGCTGGGTACAATCTGGACTATCAGAG TTGAGACTGGACAAGGATAAATTTACTATTCACCTTGATGTCAAACATTTCACTCCTGAAGAAATCCGTGTGAAAGTTCTGGGTGACTTTGTTGAAATACAAGCTCAGCATGAAGAACGCCAG GATGAACATGGCTATGTTTCTAGAGAATTTCACCGGAAGTACAAGATTCCAACAGGAGTTGATCCAACTCTGATCACCAGCTCCCTGTCAGTAGATGGAGTTCTTACAATTTGTGGTCCCAGGAAGCTGGCTGATGTTCCTGAGCGATCTGTGCCCATCAGCCGAGAGGAAAAGCCTGCAGTTGCTGGAGCTCAGCAAAAGTAG
- the hspb2 gene encoding heat shock protein beta-2, whose amino-acid sequence MCFPEEISSGLGTFPFFLSVLVYFRPSLTAPSLRNVQTETTLSFLRRSDLSLLLGQAEQTSVFGAGLMCSLTPTMEDKTIPHAYPMSVEYEKETPTVIHDQNFGEGLSPEDILAPTLYHGYYIRPRINKQLDRGFSRIETKHHKFRVFLDVCHFLPDEITVRTVDNLLEVSGRHPQKLDSHGFISREFTRTYILPLDVDPLLVRSSLSHDGILCIEAQRKGDEMQPKVNHVKINVESAPMVKDPGEDTRRE is encoded by the exons ATGTGCTTCCCAGAGGAGATCTCCAGTGGTTTAGGAACGTTCCCATTCTTTCTCAGTGTCCTAGTCTATTTCCGTCCTAGTTTAACAGCCCCCTCCCTCAGGAATGTCCAGACAGAAACCACGCTCAGCTTCCTGAGACGGAGTGACCTCAGTCTGCTGCTGGGTCAGGCTGAACAGACCAGTGTGTTTGGTGCTGGGCTTATGTGCTCGCTGACCCCTACAATGGAGGACAAGACCATCCCACATGCTTACCCGATGAGTGTAGAGTACGAGAAGGAAACACCGACAGTTATCCACGACCAGAACTTCGGGGAAG GTTTGTCACCAGAAGATATTTTAGCTCCTACATTATACCATGGTTACTATATCAGACCCAGGATCAATAAGCAGCTGGACAGAGGCTTTTCAAGAATTGAAACAAAGCATCATAAATTTCGGGTATTTCTGGACGTCTGTCATTTCCTGCCGGATGAGATCACAGTCCGGACAGTGGACAACCTTCTGGAAGTGTCTGGAAGACATCCGCAGAAACTGGACAGTCATGGGTTTATCTCCCGGGAGTTCACCCGTACCTACATCCTACCCCTGGACGTGGACCCTCTGCTTGTTCGGTCATCACTGTCCCATGATGGTATCCTGTGCATTGAGGCGCAGAGAAAAGGAGATGAGATGCAACCCAAAGTAAACCACGTGAAAATCAATGTGGAGTCGGCACCCATGGTAAAGGACCCTGGGGAAGATACCAGAAGAGAGTAA
- the cryabb gene encoding crystallin, alpha B, b isoform X2, with protein MEHSREMIKLRLDKDKFTIHLDVKHFTPEEIRVKVLGDFVEIQAQHEERQDEHGYVSREFHRKYKIPTGVDPTLITSSLSVDGVLTICGPRKLADVPERSVPISREEKPAVAGAQQK; from the exons ATGGAACATTCACGGGAGATGATTAAG TTGAGACTGGACAAGGATAAATTTACTATTCACCTTGATGTCAAACATTTCACTCCTGAAGAAATCCGTGTGAAAGTTCTGGGTGACTTTGTTGAAATACAAGCTCAGCATGAAGAACGCCAG GATGAACATGGCTATGTTTCTAGAGAATTTCACCGGAAGTACAAGATTCCAACAGGAGTTGATCCAACTCTGATCACCAGCTCCCTGTCAGTAGATGGAGTTCTTACAATTTGTGGTCCCAGGAAGCTGGCTGATGTTCCTGAGCGATCTGTGCCCATCAGCCGAGAGGAAAAGCCTGCAGTTGCTGGAGCTCAGCAAAAGTAG